The following coding sequences are from one Geothrix sp. window:
- a CDS encoding NADH-ubiquinone oxidoreductase-F iron-sulfur binding region domain-containing protein, producing the protein MSLPVRDFYRSMADRVGQTLAERDLGNKILIQVGSATCEHAAGSQAVAEEFLRHIRASGRKDVVIHRTGCTGRCSREPIVGIQVPGQIPVKYERVNRDLVHRIFTEHVQGGVAVMKHVLDHSTEVLPEREFLFCEGSRCQGPGPGLRDRFMAMLEARGIEPHRVHVAAASCFGGCSLSGGSPATYVLARPEKVLYRVASEEDLTALLDLHVLEGRVVERLRVQEEPIALEFLERYGDVAFFNRQSRIALRNAGVVDPDSLDEYIGFDGFKALSEVLARRDPDWVISELTKARLRGRGGGGFLTGTKWTLARKQADTTRFIICNGDEGDPGAFMDRSMLESDPFNIVEGMIIGGYAIGAQKGFFYIRAEYPLAIKRIQHAIDTCRANGLLGQDIMGSGFGFDLEIRLGAGAFVCGEETALIRSIEGERGQPKVRPPYPTDRGLWGHPTCINNVETFANVSAILRYSGDWYARIGTEKSGGTKVFALAGKVKHTGLVEVPLGTTLSRVVNDIGGGVSGGKQLKAIQTGGPAGGFIPASMQDMEVDFEPLQKAGSIMGSGGMIVLSEDDCMVDIAKFYMAFSQEESCGKCTPCREGTTRILEILERITQGKGVVEDLDKLHRLSRLCQRTSLCGLGRAAPNPVLSSLKHFREEFLAHIVDKHCPAKKCVALIRYEINAEKCIGCTICDRNCPVECITGNRKEAHVIDQAACIKCGNCFDVCKFAAIDRV; encoded by the coding sequence ATGTCTCTTCCCGTGCGCGATTTCTACCGGTCCATGGCGGACCGCGTCGGCCAGACCCTGGCTGAGCGGGACCTCGGGAACAAGATCCTGATCCAGGTGGGCTCGGCCACCTGCGAACACGCCGCCGGATCGCAGGCCGTGGCCGAGGAGTTCCTGCGGCACATCCGGGCGTCGGGCCGCAAGGACGTCGTCATCCACCGCACGGGCTGCACGGGCCGCTGCTCGCGGGAGCCCATCGTCGGCATCCAGGTGCCCGGCCAGATCCCCGTGAAGTACGAACGCGTGAACCGGGACCTCGTGCACCGCATCTTCACCGAGCACGTGCAGGGCGGGGTGGCCGTGATGAAGCACGTCCTCGACCACAGCACCGAGGTGCTGCCCGAGCGGGAGTTCCTCTTCTGCGAAGGCTCCCGCTGCCAGGGGCCGGGGCCGGGCCTGCGGGACCGCTTCATGGCCATGCTGGAGGCCCGGGGCATCGAGCCCCACCGCGTCCACGTGGCGGCGGCCAGCTGCTTCGGCGGCTGCAGCCTGTCCGGCGGCTCCCCTGCCACCTACGTCCTGGCACGGCCCGAGAAGGTGCTCTACCGCGTCGCCAGCGAGGAGGATCTGACGGCCCTCCTGGACCTCCACGTGCTGGAAGGCCGGGTGGTGGAACGGCTGCGGGTGCAGGAGGAGCCCATCGCCCTCGAGTTCCTGGAGCGCTACGGCGACGTGGCCTTCTTCAACCGCCAGAGCCGCATCGCCCTGCGGAACGCGGGCGTGGTGGATCCCGACAGCCTCGATGAGTACATCGGCTTCGACGGGTTCAAGGCCCTCAGCGAGGTGCTGGCCCGGCGCGACCCCGACTGGGTGATCTCCGAGCTGACCAAGGCGCGGCTGCGGGGTCGCGGCGGCGGCGGCTTCCTCACGGGCACCAAGTGGACCCTGGCCCGCAAGCAGGCGGACACCACGCGCTTCATCATCTGCAACGGCGACGAGGGCGATCCCGGCGCCTTCATGGACCGCTCCATGCTCGAGAGCGATCCCTTCAACATCGTCGAGGGCATGATCATCGGCGGCTACGCCATCGGCGCGCAGAAGGGCTTCTTCTACATCCGGGCCGAGTACCCGCTGGCCATCAAGCGCATCCAGCATGCCATCGACACCTGCCGGGCGAACGGCCTGCTGGGCCAGGACATCATGGGCTCGGGCTTCGGCTTCGACCTGGAGATCCGCCTGGGCGCCGGCGCCTTCGTCTGCGGCGAGGAGACGGCCCTCATCCGCTCCATCGAGGGCGAGCGGGGCCAGCCCAAGGTGCGCCCGCCCTACCCCACGGACCGCGGTCTCTGGGGCCACCCCACCTGCATCAACAACGTGGAGACCTTCGCCAACGTCTCCGCCATCCTGCGCTACAGCGGCGACTGGTACGCCCGCATCGGCACCGAGAAGAGCGGCGGCACCAAGGTCTTCGCCCTGGCCGGCAAGGTGAAGCACACGGGCCTGGTGGAGGTGCCGCTGGGCACCACCCTCTCCCGCGTGGTGAACGACATCGGCGGCGGGGTATCGGGCGGCAAGCAGCTCAAGGCCATCCAGACCGGCGGTCCCGCGGGCGGCTTCATCCCGGCCTCCATGCAGGACATGGAAGTGGACTTCGAGCCCCTGCAGAAGGCGGGCTCCATCATGGGCTCGGGCGGCATGATCGTCCTCAGCGAGGACGACTGCATGGTCGACATCGCCAAGTTCTACATGGCCTTCAGCCAGGAGGAGAGCTGCGGCAAGTGCACGCCCTGCCGCGAGGGCACCACCCGCATCCTGGAGATCCTCGAACGCATCACCCAGGGCAAGGGCGTCGTGGAGGACCTGGACAAGCTGCACCGCCTGTCGCGGCTCTGCCAGCGCACCAGCCTCTGCGGCCTGGGCCGCGCCGCACCGAATCCGGTGCTCTCCAGCCTCAAGCACTTCCGCGAGGAGTTCCTGGCCCACATCGTGGACAAGCACTGCCCGGCGAAGAAGTGCGTGGCCCTGATCCGCTACGAGATCAATGCGGAGAAGTGCATCGGCTGCACCATCTGCGACCGCAACTGCCCGGTGGAATGCATCACCGGCAACCGCAAGGAGGCCCACGTCATCGACCAGGCCGCCTGCATCAAGTGCGGGAACTGCTTCGACGTCTGCAAGTTCGCCGCCATCGACCGGGTGTAG
- a CDS encoding NADH-dependent [FeFe] hydrogenase, group A6 — protein sequence MSQMISLKIDGESILVPAGTTVMDAAEKIGVHIPRLCYHPDLSLEGNCRVCVVAVEGFDHGLASCATTAWEGMEVQTNSPMIRQARRDIVELLLDNHPKDCQTCDRDGNCELQNLSYRMGVRERLFEGKRKQFPIDDAGASVVRNAEKCILCGRCIRVCGEVQGVFNLSQHGRGFTTVVGPANLAPMDESACIQCGQCVSVCPTAAFLEQDHTERVWKALSYRRTEKHVVVTTAPAIRAALGEAFGLPMGTPVTGKMVTALRRMGFDAIFDVNFSADLTIMEEAHELLKRLEGGGPLPLLTSCSPGWVSFLEKFYPEMIPHMSSCKSPMQMQSTLIKTYYAQQKGLDPKDIYVVSVMPCVAKKFEAARPEHQLDGRPTTDAVITTRELAQMIKSYGIDFHRLPDSDFDHPLGTSSGAGDIFGATGGVMEAALRTAAFKLTGKNLGNLELTEVRGVTGEIRETSVTLAGKTLNVAVANGLQNAKLLLDAVKRGEKDYHLIEIMACPGGCICGGGQPYPPIGSYTLNRSLAAARAKALYSIDSAKTLRCSHDNPDIQKLYADFLGEPLGPKSHELLHTHYTARTPRGIR from the coding sequence ATGTCCCAGATGATCAGCCTCAAGATCGACGGCGAATCCATCCTCGTGCCCGCGGGCACCACGGTGATGGATGCGGCCGAGAAGATCGGCGTCCACATTCCCCGCCTCTGCTACCACCCGGATCTCAGCCTCGAGGGCAACTGCCGGGTCTGCGTGGTGGCGGTGGAGGGCTTCGACCACGGCCTGGCCTCCTGCGCCACCACGGCCTGGGAGGGCATGGAGGTCCAGACCAACAGCCCCATGATCCGCCAGGCCCGCCGCGACATCGTGGAGCTCCTGCTGGACAACCATCCCAAGGACTGCCAGACCTGCGACCGCGACGGCAACTGCGAGCTGCAGAACCTCTCGTACCGCATGGGCGTCCGCGAACGGCTCTTCGAGGGGAAGCGCAAGCAGTTCCCCATCGATGACGCCGGGGCCTCCGTCGTCCGCAATGCCGAGAAGTGCATTCTCTGCGGGCGCTGCATCCGCGTCTGCGGCGAGGTGCAGGGCGTGTTCAACCTCAGCCAGCACGGCCGTGGCTTCACCACCGTGGTGGGGCCGGCCAACCTGGCCCCCATGGACGAGAGCGCCTGCATCCAGTGCGGCCAGTGCGTGAGCGTCTGCCCCACGGCCGCCTTCCTGGAGCAGGACCACACCGAGCGGGTCTGGAAGGCCCTCAGCTACCGCCGCACGGAGAAGCACGTGGTGGTGACCACGGCCCCGGCGATCCGCGCCGCTCTGGGCGAGGCCTTCGGCCTGCCCATGGGCACGCCCGTCACGGGGAAGATGGTCACGGCCCTGCGCCGCATGGGCTTCGACGCCATTTTCGACGTCAACTTCAGCGCCGACCTCACCATCATGGAAGAGGCCCACGAGCTGCTGAAGCGGCTGGAGGGCGGCGGCCCCCTGCCCCTGCTCACCTCCTGCAGCCCCGGCTGGGTCAGCTTCCTGGAGAAGTTCTATCCGGAGATGATTCCGCACATGTCGAGCTGCAAGAGCCCGATGCAGATGCAGTCCACCCTCATCAAGACCTACTACGCCCAGCAGAAGGGGCTCGATCCCAAGGACATCTACGTGGTGTCCGTCATGCCCTGCGTGGCCAAGAAGTTCGAGGCCGCCCGGCCCGAGCACCAGCTCGACGGCAGGCCCACCACGGATGCGGTCATCACCACCCGCGAGCTGGCGCAGATGATCAAGTCCTACGGCATCGACTTCCACCGCCTGCCGGACAGCGACTTCGACCACCCGCTGGGCACCTCCTCTGGCGCCGGCGACATCTTCGGCGCCACGGGCGGCGTCATGGAGGCGGCCCTGCGCACGGCGGCCTTCAAGCTGACCGGGAAGAACCTCGGCAACCTCGAGCTCACCGAGGTCCGCGGCGTCACCGGCGAGATCCGCGAGACCAGCGTCACCCTGGCCGGGAAGACCCTGAACGTGGCCGTGGCCAACGGCCTCCAGAACGCCAAGCTCCTGCTGGATGCGGTGAAGCGCGGCGAGAAGGACTACCACCTGATCGAGATCATGGCCTGCCCCGGCGGCTGCATCTGCGGCGGTGGCCAGCCCTACCCGCCCATCGGCAGCTACACCCTGAACCGCAGCCTGGCCGCGGCCCGCGCCAAGGCGCTCTACAGCATCGACTCGGCCAAGACGCTGCGCTGCAGCCACGACAATCCCGACATCCAGAAGCTCTACGCCGACTTCCTCGGCGAGCCCCTGGGGCCCAAGTCCCACGAGCTGCTCCACACGCACTACACCGCCCGCACCCCCCGGGGGATCCGATGA
- the nuoE gene encoding NADH-quinone oxidoreductase subunit NuoE: MSACCHATHDNWPELERGYRAMLPEDVLAFIDANLQQERSESMLIATLHMVQAHFGHLGPGHLEAVAQLMHIPLAKVTGVATFYHYFRLQPRGKYLINVCLGTACYVKGAEKLAQKLTDELGIRFGETSKDGVFSLESTRCVGTCGLAPVVMIGDEVHGPLTPGQVPGLLESYLARAAEELAGASSGEGR, translated from the coding sequence ATGAGCGCCTGCTGCCACGCCACCCACGACAACTGGCCCGAGCTGGAGCGCGGCTACCGCGCCATGCTGCCCGAGGACGTCCTCGCCTTCATCGATGCGAACCTGCAGCAGGAACGCAGCGAGAGCATGCTCATCGCCACGCTCCACATGGTGCAGGCCCACTTCGGCCACCTGGGGCCCGGCCACCTCGAGGCCGTCGCCCAGCTCATGCACATCCCCCTGGCCAAGGTCACGGGGGTGGCCACCTTCTACCACTACTTCCGGCTCCAGCCCCGGGGCAAGTACCTCATCAACGTCTGCCTGGGCACCGCCTGCTACGTGAAGGGCGCGGAGAAGCTGGCGCAGAAGCTCACCGACGAGCTGGGCATCCGCTTCGGCGAGACCAGCAAGGACGGCGTCTTCAGCCTCGAGAGCACCCGCTGCGTCGGCACCTGCGGCCTCGCCCCCGTGGTGATGATCGGCGACGAGGTGCATGGACCGCTCACCCCCGGCCAGGTGCCGGGCCTGCTGGAGAGCTACCTCGCCCGCGCCGCCGAAGAGCTGGCCGGCGCCTCGTCCGGTGAGGGGCGGTAG
- a CDS encoding MFS transporter — translation MASSDPLSRLQWLVFALVAAVFTTVYIPQPVLPVLRQQFGVGEGAASLTVSAVVLGIALANLPFGALADRLPIRPILLTGGLVIAAAGLASALAPTLPLLVAARFVQGLFIPALTTCLVAYLARVMPAERLNVVMGSYVSATVVGGLSGRLIGGFILPAAHWRWAFFAAAALLLAATLAAHAGLPREAERGHATRETTRFRDVLFRHDLFRLYCVGAGAFFVFSSVFNYMPFYLHGEPFHWSTRAVTLLYLSYIVGVVVGPLAGRLSNRVGNGTAMVLGALVFGTGLAVTLIPRGWAMALALGLVCAGFFTLHASAAGALNRKLSAGRGRANAFYVLFYYLGGAAGITLSGHAYQTGGWQGVVALAGLALLVPLSTGAMEMRAGRRA, via the coding sequence ATGGCATCGTCGGATCCCCTCTCCCGGCTCCAGTGGCTGGTCTTCGCGCTGGTCGCGGCGGTGTTCACGACGGTGTACATCCCCCAGCCGGTGCTGCCGGTGCTGCGGCAGCAGTTCGGGGTGGGCGAGGGGGCGGCGTCGCTGACGGTATCGGCGGTGGTGCTGGGCATCGCCCTGGCGAACCTGCCCTTCGGGGCCCTGGCGGACCGCCTGCCCATCCGGCCCATCCTGCTCACGGGCGGGCTGGTCATCGCGGCGGCGGGGCTGGCTTCGGCCCTGGCGCCCACCCTGCCACTGCTGGTGGCGGCCCGCTTCGTCCAGGGGCTCTTCATCCCCGCGCTCACCACCTGCCTGGTGGCCTACCTGGCGCGGGTGATGCCCGCCGAGCGCCTGAACGTGGTGATGGGTTCCTATGTCTCGGCCACGGTGGTGGGCGGGCTCTCGGGCCGGCTCATCGGCGGCTTCATCCTGCCCGCGGCGCACTGGCGCTGGGCCTTCTTCGCCGCGGCGGCCCTGCTGCTGGCCGCGACCCTGGCCGCCCATGCGGGTCTGCCCCGGGAGGCGGAGCGCGGCCACGCCACCCGCGAGACCACCCGCTTCCGGGACGTGCTGTTCCGCCACGACCTGTTCCGCCTCTACTGCGTGGGGGCCGGCGCCTTCTTCGTGTTCTCGTCCGTGTTCAACTACATGCCCTTCTACCTGCATGGCGAGCCCTTCCACTGGTCCACCCGGGCCGTGACGCTGCTCTACCTGTCCTACATCGTGGGCGTGGTGGTCGGGCCCCTGGCGGGCCGGCTCAGCAACCGCGTGGGCAACGGCACGGCCATGGTGCTGGGGGCCCTGGTGTTCGGGACGGGGCTGGCGGTGACGCTCATCCCCCGGGGCTGGGCGATGGCCCTGGCCCTGGGCCTGGTCTGCGCGGGCTTCTTCACCCTGCACGCCTCGGCGGCAGGCGCCCTGAACCGCAAGCTCAGCGCGGGACGCGGCCGGGCCAACGCCTTCTACGTGCTCTTCTACTACCTGGGCGGCGCCGCCGGCATCACCCTCAGCGGCCACGCCTACCAGACCGGAGGCTGGCAGGGCGTGGTGGCCCTGGCCGGCCTCGCCCTGCTGGTGCCCCTGAGCACCGGGGCCATGGAGATGCGGGCGGGGCGGCGCGCCTGA
- a CDS encoding DUF2200 domain-containing protein: MPAREISKLLFTTVYPLYLQKAARKNRTKEEVDTIICWLTGYTREQLARHTTANIDFQTFFDQAPLIHPNSSHITGLVCGVRVEAIQDPMTQKIRYLDKLIDELAKGRSMDKILRQ; encoded by the coding sequence ATGCCCGCACGTGAGATCTCTAAGCTCCTGTTCACGACGGTCTACCCCCTGTACCTGCAGAAAGCCGCGCGCAAGAACAGGACCAAGGAGGAAGTCGACACCATCATCTGCTGGTTGACAGGCTACACGCGCGAACAGCTGGCTCGACACACGACTGCCAACATCGACTTTCAGACCTTTTTCGACCAAGCCCCCTTGATCCACCCGAACAGCTCTCACATCACGGGCCTTGTCTGCGGCGTTCGCGTGGAAGCCATTCAAGACCCCATGACCCAGAAGATCCGATACCTCGACAAGCTCATCGACGAGCTTGCCAAGGGCAGATCGATGGACAAGATCTTGCGCCAGTGA
- the rsmI gene encoding 16S rRNA (cytidine(1402)-2'-O)-methyltransferase: protein MTGHLILVPTPIGNLGDLTDRAKEALAGADLVACEDTRRTGGLLKHLEIDKPLLRFDDHASAAAFERLGLELGSGRTVAYCSDAGMPGINDPGFEIARVARAAGAKVTVLPGASAVLLAVVASGLPCHAFSFWGYLPNRSEPRKTMLKKLGAEEETVVVFETPHRIHETLSDLEELLPGREMALGRELTKLHETWYRGTPSQVKAQLGREDRGEMVLVLAGASAKRVVTEVEAAFHGALPDWARTYLAAAREGGMTLREAVKPLAKHLGVQASELYRIAAEL from the coding sequence ATGACTGGCCACTTGATCCTCGTCCCCACCCCCATCGGCAACTTGGGCGATCTCACGGATCGCGCGAAGGAGGCCCTGGCCGGGGCCGACCTGGTGGCCTGCGAGGACACGCGGCGCACCGGCGGCCTGCTGAAGCACCTGGAGATCGACAAGCCCCTGCTGCGCTTCGACGACCACGCCAGCGCCGCCGCCTTCGAGCGCCTGGGCCTGGAGCTGGGTTCGGGCCGCACCGTGGCCTACTGCAGCGACGCGGGCATGCCCGGCATCAACGATCCGGGCTTCGAGATCGCCCGGGTGGCGCGCGCCGCGGGCGCCAAGGTCACGGTGCTGCCTGGGGCCTCCGCCGTGCTGCTGGCGGTGGTGGCCTCGGGCCTGCCCTGCCACGCCTTCAGCTTCTGGGGCTACCTGCCCAACCGCAGCGAGCCGCGGAAGACCATGCTGAAGAAGCTGGGCGCCGAGGAGGAGACGGTGGTGGTTTTCGAGACGCCCCACCGCATCCACGAGACGCTGTCGGACCTGGAGGAGCTGCTGCCGGGCCGGGAGATGGCCCTGGGCCGCGAGCTGACCAAGCTGCACGAGACCTGGTACCGCGGCACCCCCAGCCAGGTGAAGGCCCAACTGGGCCGCGAGGACCGCGGCGAGATGGTGCTGGTGCTGGCCGGGGCCAGCGCCAAGCGCGTGGTGACGGAGGTGGAGGCCGCCTTCCACGGCGCCCTGCCGGACTGGGCCAGGACTTACCTCGCCGCCGCCCGCGAAGGCGGCATGACCCTGCGCGAGGCCGTCAAGCCCCTGGCCAAGCACCTGGGCGTGCAGGCCTCCGAGCTGTACCGCATCGCGGCGGAGCTGTAA
- a CDS encoding YdcF family protein: protein MPQPYHAPPRASFFQKLGPGGAASLGLAILTTLGLGGLPWLYRLRRVLQGAHGDEPAPADAILVLGRRLEGDHLTPVFEARLAQAEVLWRQGLAPRVYVAGGTTGTASRSEAEAGRDWLVARGLPAGAIHLEDRSQHTLENLFNVRSHMRAEGWRTLVVVSDPLHLARARATALGLQLEVRCCPAPEAPPVRGSLAWWRRAALEGFLLHWYHTGMLYSRLIQSRSQLERVT from the coding sequence ATGCCCCAGCCCTACCACGCCCCGCCCCGCGCCAGCTTCTTCCAGAAGTTGGGGCCCGGCGGGGCTGCTTCGCTGGGGCTGGCGATCCTGACCACCCTGGGGCTCGGCGGGCTGCCCTGGCTGTACCGCCTGCGCCGGGTGCTCCAGGGCGCCCATGGAGATGAGCCCGCCCCCGCCGACGCGATCCTCGTCCTGGGCCGGCGGCTGGAGGGGGACCACCTCACCCCGGTCTTCGAGGCCCGCCTGGCCCAGGCCGAGGTCCTGTGGCGCCAGGGGCTCGCCCCCCGCGTCTATGTCGCCGGGGGCACCACGGGAACGGCGTCCCGCAGCGAGGCCGAGGCCGGAAGGGATTGGCTGGTGGCCCGGGGCCTGCCCGCCGGGGCCATCCACCTGGAAGATCGCAGCCAGCACACGCTGGAGAACCTGTTCAATGTCCGCTCCCACATGCGCGCGGAGGGTTGGCGGACCCTGGTGGTGGTCTCCGATCCCCTCCACCTCGCCCGGGCCAGGGCCACGGCCCTCGGACTGCAGCTGGAGGTGCGCTGCTGTCCGGCGCCAGAGGCCCCTCCGGTCCGAGGTTCGCTGGCCTGGTGGCGCCGGGCGGCCCTGGAGGGCTTCCTCCTGCACTGGTACCACACCGGGATGCTCTACAGCCGCCTGATCCAGAGCCGAAGCCAGCTCGAACGGGTCACCTGA
- the typA gene encoding translational GTPase TypA, with product MTPLEKIRNLAIIAHVDHGKTTLVDALFKGAHMFRDNQRVQERAMDSNDQERERGITILAKTTSLHWGGYRFNIVDTPGHADFGGEVERVLSMVDSVLLVVDAFDGPMPQTKFVTRKALALGLRPIVVINKVDRPGARPVWSQDQVFDLLIELGATEEQLDFPCVFASAKLGYAMLDMNDASETLDPLFDTIVKHCPHPTGSPDAPLQMLVTLMDWSDFVGQIGIGRIVNGRIHVGDSVALIKRDGTIQQQKITQLYGFEGLSRIQLTEGSAGEIVAIAGIEDIRVGETIADATNPTALEYVDIDEPTISMMFMVNAGPFAGQDGKYIQSRRIRERLQKELQHNVALRVEDTDSPDSFKVSGRGELHLSVLIESMRREGFELCVSRPEVILHTNEKGEKLEPYEDVTIDIPEAYMGVTMEHMGNRKAEMQDMGNEGGRLRLHFKIPSRGLIGFRNEFMTDTRGEGIIHSLFSHYGPHKGELTSRKNGVLISMDNCESVGFALMNLEERGVIFIQPGTKCYEGMIVGEHARENDLVVNVAKAKKLSNMRSSGSDEATRITPPREHTLEQALEYIEPDELVEVTPNFIRMRKRVLDTNDRKKSEKRSDS from the coding sequence ATGACCCCTCTCGAAAAGATCCGCAACCTTGCCATCATCGCCCACGTCGATCACGGCAAGACCACCCTCGTGGACGCCCTGTTCAAGGGCGCCCACATGTTCCGGGACAACCAGCGGGTCCAGGAACGGGCCATGGACAGCAACGACCAGGAGCGCGAGCGCGGCATCACCATTCTGGCCAAGACGACCTCCCTGCACTGGGGGGGCTACCGTTTCAACATCGTGGACACGCCCGGCCACGCCGACTTCGGCGGCGAGGTGGAGCGCGTGCTGAGCATGGTGGACTCTGTGCTGCTGGTGGTAGACGCCTTCGACGGGCCCATGCCCCAGACCAAGTTCGTCACCCGCAAGGCCCTGGCCCTGGGCCTGCGCCCCATCGTGGTCATCAACAAGGTCGACCGCCCCGGCGCCCGCCCTGTGTGGTCCCAGGACCAGGTCTTCGACCTGCTCATCGAGCTGGGTGCCACCGAAGAGCAGCTGGATTTCCCCTGCGTCTTCGCCAGCGCCAAGCTGGGCTACGCCATGCTGGACATGAACGATGCCAGCGAGACCCTGGATCCGCTTTTCGACACCATCGTCAAGCACTGCCCTCACCCCACCGGCAGCCCGGACGCGCCCCTGCAGATGCTGGTGACGCTCATGGACTGGAGCGACTTCGTGGGCCAGATCGGCATCGGCCGCATCGTGAACGGCCGCATCCACGTGGGCGACAGCGTGGCCCTCATCAAGCGTGACGGCACCATCCAGCAGCAGAAGATCACCCAGCTCTACGGCTTCGAGGGCCTCAGCCGCATCCAGCTCACCGAGGGCAGCGCCGGCGAGATCGTGGCGATTGCGGGCATCGAGGACATCCGCGTGGGCGAGACCATCGCCGATGCGACCAATCCGACCGCCCTGGAATACGTGGACATCGACGAGCCCACCATCTCCATGATGTTCATGGTGAACGCGGGCCCCTTCGCCGGCCAGGATGGCAAGTACATCCAGAGCCGCCGCATCCGCGAGCGCCTCCAGAAGGAGCTCCAGCACAACGTGGCGCTGCGCGTGGAAGATACGGACAGCCCCGATTCCTTCAAGGTGAGCGGCCGCGGTGAACTGCACCTTTCGGTGCTCATCGAGTCCATGCGCCGCGAGGGCTTCGAGCTCTGCGTGAGCCGCCCCGAGGTCATCCTCCACACCAACGAGAAGGGCGAGAAGCTCGAACCCTACGAGGACGTCACCATCGACATCCCCGAGGCCTACATGGGCGTGACCATGGAGCACATGGGCAACCGCAAGGCCGAGATGCAGGACATGGGCAATGAGGGTGGGCGCCTGCGCCTGCACTTCAAGATCCCCAGCCGCGGCCTCATCGGCTTCCGCAACGAGTTCATGACCGACACCCGCGGCGAAGGCATCATCCACAGCCTCTTCAGCCACTACGGCCCGCACAAGGGCGAGCTGACCAGCCGCAAGAACGGCGTGCTGATCAGCATGGACAACTGCGAGTCCGTGGGCTTCGCGCTGATGAACCTCGAGGAGCGCGGCGTCATCTTCATCCAGCCCGGCACCAAGTGCTACGAGGGCATGATCGTGGGCGAGCACGCCCGCGAGAACGACCTGGTGGTGAACGTGGCCAAGGCCAAGAAGCTGTCCAACATGCGATCCAGCGGCAGCGACGAGGCCACCCGCATCACCCCGCCCCGGGAGCACACCCTGGAGCAGGCCCTGGAGTACATCGAGCCCGACGAGCTGGTGGAAGTCACCCCGAACTTCATCCGCATGCGCAAGCGGGTGCTGGATACCAACGATCGGAAGAAGTCAGAAAAGCGGTCGGACAGTTGA
- a CDS encoding type IV pilus twitching motility protein PilT, which produces MHINELLTVVCEQGASDLHLKVGNHPIARIRGKLTPMTQFKRMVQEDTIAMAYAIMASDKQKGKFKENFDIDIAYSVPSLGRFRCNIFNQRGTVGLVLRVIPRKIYTIDDLMLPKVLKTICQEQRGLVLVTGTTGSGKSTTLAAMIDLINATRTEHILTIEDPIEYLHRDNLSIVNQREVEADCKTFSSALRAALRQDPDVILVGEMRDLETIETALHAAETGHLVFSTLHTLDATETINRIISVFPPHHQKQIRLQLSAVLKGVISQRLVPRSDGQGRVPAVEVMVATESVRTCIEDKDKTKMLKDVISSGTAQYGMQTFDQSLYFLLKQGLITEEEALLRATNVGEFKLRLEGVMATSDLAKANMERGMSIAQGSGRESGGPPAPPIQSQVPGMPMAMPPTTDVKITLAR; this is translated from the coding sequence ATGCACATCAACGAACTGCTCACCGTGGTCTGCGAGCAGGGTGCCAGCGACCTTCACTTGAAAGTCGGCAACCATCCCATCGCCCGCATCCGGGGCAAGCTGACGCCCATGACGCAGTTCAAGCGGATGGTGCAGGAGGACACCATCGCCATGGCCTACGCGATCATGGCCAGCGACAAGCAGAAGGGGAAGTTCAAGGAGAACTTCGACATCGACATCGCCTATTCGGTGCCGAGCCTGGGCCGGTTCCGCTGCAACATCTTCAACCAGCGCGGCACGGTGGGCCTGGTGCTCCGCGTCATCCCGCGGAAGATCTACACCATCGACGACCTGATGCTCCCCAAGGTGCTGAAGACCATCTGCCAGGAGCAGCGCGGCCTGGTGCTGGTGACCGGCACCACCGGCTCGGGCAAGTCCACCACCCTGGCGGCCATGATCGACCTCATCAACGCCACCCGGACCGAGCACATCCTCACCATCGAGGACCCCATCGAGTACCTGCACCGGGACAACCTCAGCATCGTGAACCAGCGCGAGGTGGAGGCCGACTGCAAGACCTTCTCCTCGGCCCTGCGTGCCGCCCTCCGCCAGGATCCGGATGTCATCCTCGTGGGCGAGATGCGCGACCTGGAGACCATCGAGACGGCCCTCCACGCCGCCGAGACCGGCCACCTGGTCTTCAGCACCCTGCACACCCTGGACGCCACGGAGACCATCAACCGCATCATCTCGGTCTTCCCGCCCCACCACCAGAAGCAGATCCGCCTCCAGCTGTCCGCGGTCCTCAAGGGCGTCATCTCCCAGCGCCTGGTGCCCCGGTCCGATGGCCAGGGCCGCGTGCCGGCCGTGGAGGTCATGGTGGCCACCGAGTCCGTCCGCACCTGCATCGAGGACAAGGACAAGACCAAGATGCTGAAGGACGTCATCTCCTCCGGCACCGCCCAGTACGGCATGCAAACCTTCGACCAGAGCCTCTACTTCCTGCTCAAGCAGGGGCTCATCACCGAGGAGGAGGCCCTCCTGCGCGCCACCAACGTGGGCGAGTTCAAGCTCCGCCTCGAGGGCGTCATGGCCACCTCCGACCTGGCCAAGGCCAACATGGAGCGGGGCATGTCCATCGCCCAGGGCAGCGGCCGGGAGTCCGGCGGCCCCCCTGCGCCACCGATCCAGTCCCAGGTCCCGGGCATGCCCATGGCCATGCCCCCGACCACGGACGTGAAAATCACCCTGGCACGCTGA